A stretch of the Desulforamulus ferrireducens genome encodes the following:
- a CDS encoding metal ABC transporter substrate-binding protein — translation MKQGRLAVVLTLTIVLITLGLLTGCTNNSSTPGAKDKIIVYTSIYPLYDFTTKIGGDKIEVRNLVPAGGEPHEWEPSPRDLAELSKADVFIYCGSGIEAWLEKTLPSIDQNKVLVVNASQNIELLHLDEEDGHNHAHDNKHQASVDPHVWVDPLNAVVMVDHILNGLVQVDEQNKANYQANAEDFKSKLLALHRDYEQAFAKAQGREFVVSHAAFGYLAHRYGLKQIAIRGLSPEVEPSPSDMAKIVKLAREKGIKYIFTESLVSPKVSEALASELSAKTLVLNPVGGLTEEEIAAGKDYLTVMYENLQNLKLALGVSI, via the coding sequence ATGAAACAGGGTAGGTTAGCTGTTGTTCTTACATTAACCATTGTTTTAATTACCCTTGGCTTACTAACCGGCTGTACTAATAACAGCAGTACTCCCGGGGCTAAGGATAAAATTATTGTCTATACCAGCATTTATCCCCTCTATGATTTCACTACGAAAATTGGCGGCGATAAAATAGAGGTGCGCAATCTGGTACCCGCTGGTGGCGAGCCCCATGAATGGGAACCCTCCCCCAGGGATTTAGCGGAACTTAGTAAGGCAGATGTTTTTATTTATTGTGGCAGCGGCATTGAAGCCTGGCTAGAAAAGACACTGCCTTCCATTGACCAAAACAAAGTATTAGTAGTTAATGCCAGTCAGAACATTGAACTGCTGCATTTAGATGAAGAGGATGGTCACAATCATGCCCATGATAACAAGCACCAGGCCAGTGTAGATCCCCATGTCTGGGTAGATCCGTTAAATGCTGTGGTGATGGTGGACCATATTTTAAACGGGCTGGTGCAAGTGGATGAGCAAAATAAAGCTAATTACCAGGCTAATGCCGAGGACTTTAAGAGTAAGTTATTAGCTTTACATAGGGATTATGAGCAAGCCTTTGCCAAGGCCCAGGGCAGGGAATTTGTGGTTTCCCATGCCGCCTTTGGTTACTTGGCCCATCGTTATGGACTGAAGCAGATAGCCATTCGCGGTTTATCCCCGGAGGTAGAACCAAGCCCCAGTGACATGGCGAAAATAGTGAAATTAGCCAGGGAGAAGGGTATTAAATATATTTTTACCGAATCACTGGTCAGTCCGAAGGTATCCGAGGCCCTAGCCAGTGAACTGTCAGCAAAAACCCTGGTTTTAAACCCGGTGGGCGGTTTGACTGAGGAAGAAATTGCGGCGGGTAAGGATTATTTGACTGTCATGTACGAAAACTTGCAGAACTTAAAGTTGGCATTGGGAGTCAGCATATGA
- a CDS encoding metal ABC transporter ATP-binding protein: MMKTVVELQKVSFTYGCHPVLNDVSLVIETGELVGIVGPNGAGKSTLLKLIMGQLKPNQGYVKIFGTDPCKLKEKYRIGYVAQKASYFNHQFPATVKEVVISGRAARRGLFRPFTAHDHQLVEQTLELVGLKDISNQPVGRLSGGQQQRVFIARALVSEPEILIFDEPTVGVDAAAQTAFYKLLQDLNQRKNMTMLIVSHELEGLSSIITRQVCLDRHICSCNCHNYTSPSLQEENCSKRLALQVVK; encoded by the coding sequence ATGATGAAAACTGTTGTGGAACTGCAAAAGGTTTCTTTCACCTATGGCTGCCATCCGGTACTTAATGACGTTAGTTTAGTCATAGAAACCGGTGAATTAGTAGGTATTGTGGGACCCAATGGGGCAGGTAAATCTACCCTGCTCAAACTAATCATGGGGCAATTAAAACCTAATCAGGGCTATGTCAAGATATTTGGGACCGACCCCTGTAAACTCAAGGAAAAATATAGAATCGGTTATGTGGCGCAGAAAGCCAGCTACTTTAATCATCAGTTCCCGGCTACGGTTAAAGAGGTGGTTATTTCCGGCAGGGCAGCCCGTAGAGGGTTGTTCCGGCCTTTCACGGCCCACGACCATCAACTGGTGGAACAAACCCTGGAGTTGGTGGGCTTAAAAGATATTAGTAATCAACCGGTGGGGAGATTATCGGGCGGGCAGCAACAGAGAGTCTTTATTGCCCGGGCTTTGGTTTCAGAACCAGAAATTCTAATCTTTGATGAACCAACGGTGGGTGTCGATGCCGCTGCCCAGACTGCTTTTTATAAGCTGTTGCAGGATTTAAATCAAAGGAAAAACATGACTATGCTTATTGTTTCCCACGAATTGGAGGGGCTATCCTCCATTATTACCAGGCAGGTATGTTTAGATCGCCACATCTGTTCTTGCAACTGTCATAACTACACGTCACCTTCTTTGCAGGAAGAGAACTGCAGCAAAAGATTAGCTTTGCAGGTGGTTAAATAG
- the atoS gene encoding two-component system sensor histidine kinase AtoS encodes MLKKFKFQLITLVGILLLLPVLIIGAMFYMVNQSKPVVLDEQREELQVAVMELSKAVPHNIDALIAKHFNTNKPRTEQIKAINRDLAGAVMKVFQKHPGMELGYYSPQVKAVLVQMGQDSHLPYMDFKDLFLDVSEDTQWSEQDQWKDAFDKVTWTKEPLEMVLGPPGNQKLILFQPLLNGQQVAAVIWAGERLGGINKEILRVESFAYTVIFFGFMLGLCSTFFLLKNYMDTVASIKEGLHRLQYDLTYKIPPSIGELDEISRAINDLAARLVRVQNYNEIIMANIDAGIVGVDLQGKIVSISSTARKIFALPEDIVEKPYQEVFAAEPGIVEMFDACLQGKETKDMLISIGVDKNIQLLANTSVLVDAGQQLVGAVLSCRDITQRLRLEEQMRRQEKLASLGHIVAGVAHEIKNPLTSISGYIQFWLKNKAPTVKSLNTIYREVRRLDSIVNKLLFFTKPTNTVLTQQNINGFVSRVLNFFIETHVDNITFKFQPKEGIPEVKLDPDQMEQVLMNIIYNAVQAMPRGGQVTLFTDYLSNEKMVYIDVEDTGCGIPEEIRQKIFDPFFTNRPKGTGLGLTIAHQIVRAHGGRIEIASKLGEGTRVRILLPID; translated from the coding sequence ATGCTAAAAAAATTTAAATTTCAACTTATCACACTGGTTGGAATTTTGCTCTTGTTACCAGTGCTAATCATTGGGGCCATGTTTTATATGGTTAACCAGAGCAAACCTGTGGTGTTGGATGAACAAAGGGAAGAATTACAGGTGGCTGTCATGGAATTATCCAAAGCTGTGCCCCATAATATAGATGCTTTGATTGCCAAGCACTTCAACACCAATAAACCACGGACGGAACAAATTAAAGCCATAAATAGAGATCTGGCCGGGGCAGTTATGAAGGTCTTTCAGAAACATCCTGGGATGGAGTTAGGGTATTATTCGCCTCAGGTCAAGGCTGTGCTGGTACAAATGGGACAGGACAGTCACTTGCCCTATATGGATTTTAAGGATTTGTTTCTTGATGTCTCCGAAGATACCCAGTGGTCGGAACAGGATCAATGGAAGGACGCCTTTGATAAGGTAACCTGGACCAAAGAGCCCTTAGAAATGGTGCTGGGTCCTCCAGGTAATCAGAAGTTAATTCTTTTTCAGCCGTTACTGAACGGCCAACAGGTGGCGGCGGTCATCTGGGCCGGAGAGAGGCTGGGGGGCATTAACAAGGAAATCCTGCGGGTGGAGAGCTTTGCCTACACAGTAATATTTTTTGGTTTTATGCTGGGTCTTTGCAGTACTTTTTTTCTGCTTAAAAACTATATGGATACAGTGGCCAGCATCAAGGAAGGTTTACACAGGCTACAATATGATTTAACCTACAAGATCCCGCCGTCCATAGGGGAGTTGGATGAAATCTCTCGGGCTATCAATGACCTGGCTGCTAGATTAGTGAGAGTACAGAATTATAATGAAATCATTATGGCCAATATTGATGCGGGTATTGTGGGTGTTGATTTACAAGGGAAAATTGTTAGCATTAGTTCAACTGCCCGCAAGATCTTCGCTTTACCGGAAGATATTGTGGAAAAACCCTATCAAGAAGTCTTTGCCGCTGAACCAGGCATTGTGGAAATGTTTGACGCCTGCCTGCAGGGCAAAGAAACCAAGGACATGCTGATTTCTATTGGGGTAGACAAGAATATTCAGCTACTGGCCAACACATCTGTTTTAGTGGATGCCGGACAACAATTGGTGGGGGCGGTATTAAGCTGCCGGGATATTACCCAGAGACTTCGTTTAGAGGAGCAAATGAGGCGTCAAGAGAAACTTGCTTCCTTGGGACACATAGTGGCCGGTGTCGCCCACGAAATAAAAAACCCCCTTACTTCTATCAGCGGGTATATTCAATTTTGGTTGAAGAACAAAGCGCCGACGGTCAAATCCTTGAATACTATCTACCGTGAGGTACGGCGGTTAGATTCCATCGTAAATAAATTACTCTTTTTTACTAAACCAACCAATACTGTTTTAACTCAACAGAATATCAACGGTTTTGTTAGCCGGGTATTAAATTTCTTTATTGAAACCCACGTGGACAATATTACCTTTAAGTTTCAGCCCAAAGAAGGCATACCCGAGGTTAAGCTGGACCCGGATCAGATGGAACAGGTACTAATGAACATCATTTACAATGCGGTTCAGGCTATGCCCCGGGGTGGACAAGTTACCCTATTTACAGATTATCTAAGTAATGAAAAAATGGTATATATTGATGTTGAAGATACCGGCTGTGGGATACCAGAAGAGATACGCCAAAAAATATTTGACCCCTTCTTTACCAATAGACCCAAGGGCACCGGTTTGGGATTGACCATTGCCCACCAGATTGTGCGCGCCCATGGCGGTAGAATTGAAATAGCGAGCAAGCTTGGTGAGGGAACTCGTGTGCGTATATTACTGCCCATAGATTAA
- a CDS encoding metal ABC transporter permease encodes MEIFQYDFMQRAFAAGLIVGLICPLVGLFVALRRMSMISDALSHVCLAGVAAGLLSGIHPILAAAAFALSGALCIEKLRAVFKAYSEISIAIILSTGIALGAILLDLGNGFNASFSSYLFGSIVAINQTDLLIIAVTGFFILALVLLLKKELFYISFDEEGAQLSGIPVKSITITFTALTALTIATAIRVVGILLVSSLIVLPVAAAMRLAKSFREAMLLSVFLGEAAVIIGLFASFYINLAPGGAIVMTSVLILLAILAWQQLQNTLPKGKTVGQSKT; translated from the coding sequence ATGGAAATATTTCAATATGATTTTATGCAGCGGGCCTTTGCCGCCGGGTTAATTGTTGGGCTGATTTGTCCCCTGGTGGGGTTGTTTGTGGCTTTGCGCAGAATGTCCATGATCTCTGATGCCTTGTCCCATGTCTGCCTGGCCGGTGTGGCGGCAGGGCTATTAAGCGGTATTCATCCCATCTTGGCTGCCGCGGCTTTTGCTTTGAGCGGTGCCCTGTGTATCGAAAAGTTAAGGGCGGTATTTAAAGCCTACTCAGAAATATCCATCGCCATTATTTTGTCCACGGGGATTGCCCTGGGAGCTATCCTATTGGATTTGGGGAATGGGTTTAATGCTAGCTTTAGCAGCTATCTCTTTGGCAGTATTGTGGCGATAAATCAAACAGATCTTTTAATTATTGCTGTAACGGGATTTTTCATCCTGGCTTTGGTGCTATTGCTAAAAAAAGAGCTTTTTTATATCTCCTTTGATGAAGAGGGAGCTCAGCTAAGCGGCATACCGGTTAAGAGCATTACCATTACCTTTACTGCTTTAACTGCCCTTACCATCGCCACCGCCATCAGGGTGGTAGGTATTTTATTGGTATCCTCCCTCATAGTTTTACCAGTGGCAGCAGCTATGCGTTTAGCCAAGAGCTTTCGAGAGGCCATGCTGCTATCGGTATTTTTAGGTGAAGCGGCGGTGATTATTGGTCTTTTTGCTTCCTTCTACATAAATTTAGCTCCCGGGGGAGCCATTGTCATGACCTCGGTGCTTATTCTTTTAGCCATCCTGGCTTGGCAACAACTTCAGAATACACTACCTAAAGGAAAGACTGTGGGGCAGAGTAAGACTTAA
- a CDS encoding acetyl-CoA hydrolase/transferase family protein produces the protein MYKEKLVSAAEAVSVISSNDNIVVPPGAAEPEVLMEALANRKSELKDVRIHQMLPLREASYLKPGMERHFRHVSWLTSSVVKRGVKEGRAGVMPGYLYEYPKFIQDMDVDVFMGTVSPMDEHGYFSFGVSVDYTIAAAGSAKKVILVVNPNMPRTMGYSFIHISQADMIVEDNTPLLEIPKPELTKIHTKIGDYVCELVDDGSTIQLGLGSLANATALCLSVKKGLGVHTHFITDTIVDLVECGAVTNRRKNIHQGKIICSSAVGSKRLYQFMNNNPLFEMHAVSYTNDPQIIARNHNMVAINSVDEIDLLGQCASEPIGPKLYSGTGEQVDFARGAMNAQNGKSIVVLQSTHKGRTKIVPMLESGSVVSLSRNDVDYVVTEYGIAKLRGKTYRQRAEALIAIAHPDHRDGLAEAAKKFGLTR, from the coding sequence ATGTACAAAGAAAAATTGGTTTCTGCCGCTGAGGCAGTTTCTGTAATTTCTTCCAATGACAACATTGTGGTTCCACCAGGTGCTGCTGAACCAGAGGTATTGATGGAAGCATTGGCCAATCGCAAGAGCGAATTGAAGGATGTGAGAATTCATCAAATGCTTCCCCTGAGGGAAGCTTCCTATCTAAAACCTGGCATGGAACGGCATTTCAGGCATGTATCCTGGCTGACAAGTAGTGTGGTAAAAAGAGGGGTAAAAGAGGGGCGAGCTGGGGTAATGCCCGGTTACCTATACGAGTACCCCAAGTTCATTCAGGATATGGATGTGGATGTCTTCATGGGAACGGTATCTCCCATGGATGAGCACGGCTATTTCAGTTTTGGTGTATCGGTGGATTATACCATAGCTGCTGCCGGCAGTGCCAAAAAAGTAATACTGGTGGTCAATCCTAATATGCCCAGGACCATGGGCTACAGTTTTATTCACATTTCCCAGGCAGATATGATTGTTGAGGATAATACTCCTTTATTAGAAATACCTAAACCTGAGTTAACTAAAATTCACACTAAGATTGGCGATTACGTCTGTGAATTAGTTGATGACGGTTCAACCATTCAACTTGGTCTAGGCTCCCTGGCTAATGCCACAGCCCTTTGTCTGAGTGTAAAAAAAGGATTGGGGGTACACACCCACTTTATTACCGATACCATTGTGGATCTGGTAGAGTGTGGTGCGGTCACCAATCGGCGTAAAAATATTCACCAAGGCAAAATTATCTGCAGCTCGGCAGTTGGTTCCAAACGTCTTTACCAGTTCATGAATAACAACCCTTTATTTGAAATGCATGCTGTTAGTTACACCAACGACCCGCAAATCATTGCCAGAAACCATAACATGGTGGCCATTAACTCTGTGGATGAAATTGATCTATTGGGTCAATGCGCCTCAGAACCAATTGGTCCTAAATTATATTCCGGCACAGGGGAACAAGTGGACTTCGCCCGAGGGGCAATGAATGCTCAAAACGGCAAGAGCATCGTCGTTCTGCAATCCACCCACAAAGGCCGGACCAAAATTGTACCGATGCTGGAAAGTGGCTCAGTGGTAAGCCTTAGCAGGAATGATGTTGATTACGTGGTGACGGAATATGGCATCGCCAAACTAAGGGGTAAAACCTACCGTCAAAGGGCGGAAGCTCTAATCGCCATCGCTCATCCAGACCATCGCGATGGTTTAGCAGAAGCCGCCAAGAAATTTGGTTTAACTAGATAA
- a CDS encoding Fur family transcriptional regulator, with the protein MPINYFIEQLQAKGIKITPQRQEILHVFLSEENLHLSAEEVHSRITAKYPSMSLDTVYRNLAMLQEQGILTELNFGERKSLFEINNSEHHHHLVCTKCGGSQEIDFCPLDFMDRKKIINFKIEKHSFEIFGICANCME; encoded by the coding sequence TTGCCAATTAATTATTTTATTGAGCAATTACAGGCTAAGGGAATTAAAATTACACCGCAACGGCAAGAGATATTACATGTTTTTTTATCGGAAGAAAATCTTCATTTAAGTGCAGAAGAGGTTCATAGCAGAATTACAGCCAAGTATCCCAGCATGAGCTTAGATACGGTTTACCGTAACCTGGCCATGTTGCAGGAACAAGGTATTTTAACCGAATTAAATTTTGGTGAGCGAAAAAGCCTATTTGAAATTAACAACTCTGAACATCATCACCATCTGGTCTGCACCAAGTGCGGTGGGTCCCAGGAGATAGACTTCTGTCCCTTGGATTTTATGGATAGAAAGAAGATCATAAATTTCAAAATTGAGAAGCATAGTTTTGAAATCTTTGGTATTTGTGCAAACTGTATGGAATAG
- a CDS encoding BON domain-containing protein: protein MSKYRDKEIQQDIQALIDRTDGLKDYSIKTLVQNGEVHLTGMVDTLHERRQLHELVSRVKGIKSIENGVTISTDGQINDSEVTAEVYEEFANNDVDVKHIGAESRGGTVYLVGHADSQEEIDNAIEAATRARGVRDVKSQVKLTEPEEAIADLSLKEIFHSQVNNDHEDPHLKDGLY, encoded by the coding sequence ATGTCAAAATATCGGGATAAAGAAATACAGCAAGATATCCAGGCATTAATAGACAGAACCGACGGTCTAAAGGATTATAGTATTAAAACCTTAGTGCAAAACGGTGAAGTACACCTGACGGGCATGGTTGATACATTACATGAAAGAAGGCAACTTCATGAACTGGTTTCTCGGGTTAAGGGTATTAAAAGCATTGAGAACGGCGTGACCATCAGCACTGATGGTCAGATTAATGACAGTGAAGTAACTGCCGAGGTTTATGAAGAGTTTGCCAATAATGACGTAGATGTTAAACATATTGGCGCCGAGAGCAGAGGTGGTACCGTTTACCTGGTGGGTCATGCGGACAGTCAAGAGGAAATTGACAATGCTATTGAAGCAGCCACCAGGGCCAGGGGTGTCCGGGATGTCAAAAGTCAGGTGAAGCTTACTGAGCCGGAGGAGGCTATTGCTGATCTTAGTTTAAAGGAAATTTTCCATAGTCAGGTTAATAATGATCATGAAGACCCCCATTTAAAAGACGGACTTTATTAA
- a CDS encoding sigma-54-dependent transcriptional regulator, with the protein MKQKLVLVVDDEESVRQFLYDVLTDENYRVETAVNGEECLNKLLQLKPDVLITDIRMPERDGFSLLEKIKESGLNTPVILMTAFGTTEVAIRSMKLGAFDYIVKPFDLDEFLNLVKRAVAQSDTAVTFEPDKLTAEAGEVKLIGNSQAMQNVYKDIGRVADSNATVLIQGESGTGKELVARAIHSNSSRRHKPFIKINCANLPDSLLESELFGYEKGAFTGAGATKMGKFELAHEGTIFFDEIGEISLATQAKLLRAIQEKEFDRVGGTETIKVDVRILAATNRRLKQSVLEGVFREDLFFRLNVVNISIPPLRERKEDIPLLVAHFLAKYNKEFNRQVKGFSEEAKRMLMAYDWPGNVRELENVVERAIIMARGPILLPEDLELTAQEKDNLVWQNISGQNLPLKQIVADVERQVILKALQEHDWCRTSVARALGINRRSLYAKMKELGIE; encoded by the coding sequence ATGAAGCAAAAACTGGTGTTGGTGGTAGATGATGAGGAAAGTGTCAGGCAGTTTCTTTATGATGTACTAACCGATGAAAACTATCGGGTAGAAACGGCTGTCAATGGTGAGGAATGTCTTAATAAATTATTGCAATTAAAGCCGGATGTGCTGATAACGGATATTCGCATGCCCGAAAGGGATGGTTTTTCCCTGTTGGAGAAGATAAAAGAAAGTGGCTTGAATACACCTGTTATCTTAATGACGGCCTTTGGTACCACTGAGGTGGCCATCCGCTCGATGAAACTGGGTGCCTTTGATTACATCGTTAAACCCTTTGATTTAGATGAATTTCTTAACCTTGTGAAAAGGGCTGTGGCCCAGTCGGATACGGCGGTAACCTTTGAGCCGGACAAATTAACGGCAGAAGCCGGTGAGGTTAAACTCATTGGTAATTCCCAGGCGATGCAGAACGTTTATAAAGATATTGGGCGGGTTGCCGATAGCAATGCCACCGTGTTGATTCAGGGAGAAAGCGGTACAGGCAAGGAATTGGTGGCCAGGGCCATCCATAGCAACAGTTCGCGGCGGCATAAGCCTTTTATTAAAATAAACTGTGCCAACCTGCCAGACAGCCTATTAGAAAGCGAACTATTTGGTTATGAAAAGGGTGCCTTTACCGGAGCCGGTGCTACCAAGATGGGTAAATTTGAACTAGCCCATGAGGGAACCATCTTTTTTGACGAAATTGGGGAAATCAGCTTAGCAACACAGGCTAAGCTGCTTAGGGCCATCCAGGAAAAGGAATTTGATCGGGTGGGTGGCACAGAGACTATTAAGGTGGATGTAAGAATCCTGGCTGCCACCAACAGGAGGCTTAAACAGAGTGTTTTAGAAGGTGTCTTTCGGGAGGATTTATTTTTTCGCTTAAATGTTGTGAATATCTCCATTCCTCCTTTGCGGGAGAGAAAAGAGGATATTCCTTTATTAGTGGCACATTTTTTGGCCAAGTATAACAAGGAATTTAACCGGCAGGTGAAAGGCTTCTCCGAAGAGGCTAAAAGGATGCTGATGGCATATGATTGGCCAGGAAATGTGCGAGAGCTGGAGAATGTAGTGGAAAGGGCCATTATTATGGCCCGGGGACCAATCCTGCTGCCGGAAGACCTGGAACTTACCGCCCAAGAGAAAGATAACCTCGTCTGGCAAAACATAAGTGGGCAAAATTTACCCCTTAAACAAATTGTGGCTGATGTAGAGCGGCAGGTAATACTAAAAGCACTGCAGGAGCATGATTGGTGTCGTACCAGTGTAGCCCGGGCGTTGGGTATTAACAGAAGATCGTTATATGCCAAAATGAAGGAATTGGGTATAGAGTAA
- a CDS encoding TIGR02186 family protein, which translates to MRTAVFLVICFFLMAPLSAGAADLSFQLSKEEIEVGLDPTREKVTISGQVPAGLPVIVRVEGPKRPVLVSLSQDDSFVKFSEAEVLGLPGYYQVLTSQPVENIPQQFWNELGINPDYQQLKRNAWTRMRQNVGEGFEKYQQDYLDLALKVKEQKRMYAVRQGVVQHRGGNFQVDIPLIAGMPLGELKVTVLTVVDNQVIAAPAQVLHIKPASLLSLGSQEVSISAVLVISLFMLPIIMLTVAQVLEMVEQYKEEEKRARLLKQLRQN; encoded by the coding sequence TTGAGAACCGCTGTTTTCCTGGTTATCTGTTTTTTCTTAATGGCACCGCTGTCTGCCGGGGCTGCAGATTTGTCTTTTCAGCTTTCCAAGGAGGAAATAGAGGTAGGCTTGGATCCAACCAGAGAAAAGGTGACCATATCGGGGCAAGTACCGGCAGGTTTACCGGTGATTGTGAGGGTGGAAGGGCCCAAGCGTCCTGTTTTAGTTAGTCTTTCACAGGATGATTCCTTTGTGAAGTTCTCCGAAGCCGAAGTACTTGGTTTACCTGGTTATTACCAAGTTCTAACCTCTCAACCGGTGGAAAACATTCCTCAACAATTTTGGAACGAGCTGGGCATTAACCCAGACTATCAGCAGCTAAAAAGAAATGCTTGGACCAGAATGCGGCAGAATGTGGGGGAGGGCTTCGAGAAATATCAACAGGACTACCTGGATTTAGCCCTTAAGGTAAAGGAACAGAAACGTATGTATGCTGTCCGCCAAGGTGTTGTGCAGCACAGGGGAGGAAACTTTCAGGTGGATATTCCCCTAATAGCTGGTATGCCCCTGGGTGAGCTCAAAGTAACAGTGTTAACCGTGGTGGATAATCAGGTAATAGCTGCTCCTGCACAAGTTCTTCACATCAAACCGGCCTCGCTCCTCTCCCTCGGCTCCCAGGAAGTATCTATCTCAGCAGTGCTGGTTATATCTCTGTTTATGCTGCCCATAATCATGCTTACAGTGGCACAGGTCCTGGAAATGGTTGAACAATACAAGGAAGAGGAAAAAAGGGCTCGCCTGTTAAAACAACTTCGCCAAAATTAA
- a CDS encoding sulfite exporter TauE/SafE family protein produces MENILFSGAVIFLLIGVISGGLTSAIGNAGAYLLVPLLMLATGITPDIAVPLALAHLAALMIPRMVGQWQAGNVDLKLMLWILAGFLPGSLLAGKLAAFIHGFFWFVPVLLLPYLALLVGTIIYNRKPFRLLPAPNNLYRKKILIMVKGFPGQVTLPFSGMSLPAVLLITLGGVLAVATSLWGPLAVLLISPLLIVLMDIPVMVAVGTGLVIGVVGALVSSFSSGVLLYPLTLQMLLWLFLGTALTVLCLSFLQRKNKACPTSVAILMVVITSVTLWAVSASQPPSLLLLHYQLPLQLLGWFGGVPS; encoded by the coding sequence ATGGAAAATATTCTTTTCTCCGGTGCTGTTATATTTTTATTAATAGGTGTAATTTCCGGTGGCTTAACCTCTGCCATCGGTAATGCCGGGGCTTATCTCCTGGTTCCCCTGTTGATGTTGGCAACCGGTATAACGCCGGATATCGCTGTTCCTCTTGCCTTGGCTCATCTGGCGGCTCTGATGATTCCCCGTATGGTGGGACAATGGCAGGCTGGTAATGTTGATTTAAAATTGATGCTTTGGATCTTAGCTGGCTTTTTACCGGGCAGCTTGTTAGCCGGCAAACTGGCAGCATTCATCCATGGCTTTTTCTGGTTTGTGCCCGTATTATTACTACCTTATCTGGCTTTACTTGTAGGTACAATAATCTATAATAGGAAGCCCTTTCGGCTATTGCCTGCCCCAAACAATTTGTATCGTAAAAAAATATTAATAATGGTCAAAGGATTTCCCGGTCAAGTTACTTTACCCTTTTCGGGGATGTCCTTACCGGCCGTGCTGCTGATCACGCTGGGAGGGGTATTGGCCGTGGCTACCTCCCTGTGGGGACCACTGGCAGTATTGTTGATTAGCCCCTTACTCATTGTATTGATGGATATTCCGGTGATGGTGGCTGTGGGTACCGGGTTGGTTATTGGCGTTGTGGGGGCACTGGTTAGTTCCTTCAGCAGTGGGGTGCTCTTATATCCTCTCACCTTACAAATGTTACTGTGGCTATTTTTGGGTACAGCTTTAACTGTTTTGTGCTTGTCGTTCTTGCAACGGAAAAATAAAGCCTGCCCGACATCAGTAGCTATCTTAATGGTTGTTATTACCTCGGTTACTCTTTGGGCTGTATCAGCGTCTCAGCCACCCAGCCTGTTGCTGCTGCATTATCAGTTGCCTCTTCAACTACTGGGTTGGTTTGGGGGTGTGCCCAGTTGA
- a CDS encoding MFS transporter, giving the protein MVEALNEYIIALYNLHKAQYALVVVTLMAVVGTSVGLTTEVILRLLGIRGEK; this is encoded by the coding sequence ATGGTTGAGGCTTTAAATGAATATATTATAGCCCTTTATAATCTGCATAAAGCCCAGTATGCCTTGGTTGTGGTAACCCTGATGGCAGTGGTGGGTACGTCTGTGGGTTTAACAACAGAGGTTATTTTGCGTCTGTTGGGTATTAGGGGAGAAAAATAG